A window of Castanea sativa cultivar Marrone di Chiusa Pesio chromosome 1, ASM4071231v1 contains these coding sequences:
- the LOC142622496 gene encoding large ribosomal subunit protein eL28y, with product MATVPGQLIWEMVKKNNCFLVKEFGRGNAGVQFSKEPNNLFNLNSYKYSGLANRKTVTIQPGGKDLSVVLGTTKTKKQNKPAALLHKSVMRKEFPRMAKAVTNQVSDNYYRPDLKKAALARLSAVHRSLKVTKSGPKKKNRQAVRIPGRK from the exons ATGGCAACAGTTCCAGGGCAGTTGATATGGGAGATGGTGAAGAAGAACAACTGCTTCCTCGTCAAGGAGTTCGGACGTGGCAACGCTGGCGTCCAGTTCAGCAAAGAGCCCAACAACCTCTTCAACCTCAACTCCTACAAGTACTCCG GTTTGGCGAACCGAAAGACGGTGACGATTCAGCCAGGTGGCAAAGATCTGTCGGTGGTATTGGGGACGACCAAGACGAAGAAGCAGAACAAGCCTGCGGCTCTGCTTCACAAGTCGGTCATGAGGAAGGAGTTTCCTCGTATGGCTAAGGCTGTTACCAATCAG GTTTCTGATAATTACTACCGGCCAGATTTGAAGAAGGCAGCTCTTGCAAGGCTTAGTGCTGTACACAGGAGCCTTAAGGTTACAAAGTCTGGTCCTAAGAAGAAGAACAGGCAGGCTGTTAGGATCCCTGGTAGGAAGTGA